From a single Actinomyces viscosus genomic region:
- the narI gene encoding respiratory nitrate reductase subunit gamma: MSPIQQNLLWVALPYASLVLLVAGMAWRWRTDQFGWTSRSSQWNESRILRLASPLFHLGFLMVMGGHVVGLLVPKDVTEMLGVSQHMYHLGATYLGTAAAIMTILGLAGLIYRRVVVKSVRLATTRNDLVMYCFLIVPVLLGTAATVLNQLTDEHGYDYRETISPWLRSVLVLQPRPELMSDVPVSFKLHIVVGFLLLAVWPFTRLVHAVSAPVGYVTRPYVVYRSREAATSTTAPSRGWTLVRTQGTGNQGLNDITPSQGA; encoded by the coding sequence ATGAGCCCGATTCAGCAGAACCTCCTGTGGGTGGCCCTGCCCTACGCCAGTCTCGTGCTGCTGGTGGCCGGCATGGCCTGGCGGTGGCGCACCGACCAGTTCGGGTGGACCTCCCGGTCCTCCCAGTGGAACGAGTCGCGCATCCTGCGCCTGGCCTCGCCCCTGTTCCACCTGGGCTTCCTCATGGTCATGGGCGGGCACGTCGTCGGGCTGCTGGTGCCCAAGGACGTCACCGAGATGCTGGGCGTCTCCCAGCACATGTACCACCTGGGCGCCACCTACCTGGGCACGGCGGCGGCCATCATGACGATCCTGGGCCTGGCCGGGCTCATCTACCGGCGCGTCGTCGTCAAGAGCGTGCGCCTGGCCACCACCCGAAACGACCTGGTCATGTACTGCTTCCTCATCGTGCCGGTCCTGCTGGGGACGGCGGCCACGGTCCTCAACCAGCTCACCGATGAGCACGGCTACGACTACCGTGAGACCATCAGCCCCTGGCTGCGCTCGGTGCTGGTGCTCCAGCCTCGCCCCGAGCTCATGAGCGACGTGCCGGTCTCCTTCAAGCTCCACATCGTCGTGGGCTTCCTGCTCCTGGCGGTCTGGCCCTTCACCCGCCTGGTCCACGCGGTCTCCGCGCCCGTGGGCTACGTGACCCGCCCCTACGTGGTCTACCGCTCCCGCGAGGCGGCCACCTCCACCACCGCTCCCTCACGCGGATGGACCCTGGTGCGCACCCAGGGAACCGGCAACCAGGGGCTCAACGACATCACCCCCTCCCAAGGCGCCTGA